The segment CTTCGGGGCCGCTCAACTGCCGCATTACACATAATGAGTAAATGAAATACGACGATAAATATACATCTTGCAAACGCACCTATGCCAGCCTGTGTATCTATCCTGGTGAAATCCTGCCCGAAGAAATAACAAAACGGCTAAAGACCGAACCAACGGAAATTGTCCACAAAGGCGATCTTGATTACAAAGGCAGAAAGAGAAAGCTTCACGGCTGGTTTTTAAGGACTCAGGGCGTTATTAAATCTCGCGACTCTCGACGCCATATTGATTGGATAATCGAAAGAATTAAGAACAGGAAAACTGAAATCAAAAAGCTCCAATCCCAGGGGGCAGAAATGTATATCACATGCTTATGGCTTCCTCGGGGGTACGGAGGTGGTCCAACTATCAGTCCCCCTCAGATGGCAGAGCTATCAAAACTAAACATTGAGGTCTGGTGGGATATCTATTGCGCCTTGGAAAACAATGAATAATAAAAAACGTGTAAAACCAGCATCAACACCGACCGGGATGAAACGTGGTTTGGTTTTATGAAAATGCTGGTTGCCCCGGCGGGTCAGCCATGTCGTTATGCTCCCAATATATATTGATAAATAATACGCAAATTGGCTTGCTTTGGCGGCAAGTCTATCCGAAAGAGATATTATGACAAATGAACAAAACAGAGATTGAACAATTCAAACACAAGCTGCTCAGTCTTCGATCCGAACTCCAGGACCTTGAAAAAGCTTCGATAGAAGCGGCAAAGCCGGTGGAATTGGATCAAGCCGGCATGGGCCGCCTTTCCCTCATGAGTGCCATGATAGCGCAGCGAAGGTCAGAGGAAGGCTCAAGGCTTCCGCAGCGTCAACTCCTGAAAATTGAAGGAGCTTTGCGTCGCATCGAATCCGGTGAATACGGTAAATGCTTTATGTGCGAGGAAGACATTGAGGCCCAGAGGCTTTCCGTAGATCCGACAGACACACGCTGCATGAAATGTATCGAGGAATAGTTTATCCGTTACAGAATATGTATTATCATAAAAGAGGTCCGGAATAATCCGGACCTCTTTCTGTCTTTCGATTAGCTATCGCTCAAACGATCTCACTTACGCTGCATACGCCATAGCTGCCGTTACCAGACTGCCGGGACTGGATCAGAAACCGAGGATACCCCTCATAAGTCCGCCCTTGCCTTTGCGCGGTCTCTCATCGTTTCTTTCCGTAT is part of the Nitrospirota bacterium genome and harbors:
- a CDS encoding DUF4279 domain-containing protein encodes the protein MKYDDKYTSCKRTYASLCIYPGEILPEEITKRLKTEPTEIVHKGDLDYKGRKRKLHGWFLRTQGVIKSRDSRRHIDWIIERIKNRKTEIKKLQSQGAEMYITCLWLPRGYGGGPTISPPQMAELSKLNIEVWWDIYCALENNE
- a CDS encoding TraR/DksA family transcriptional regulator, translated to MNKTEIEQFKHKLLSLRSELQDLEKASIEAAKPVELDQAGMGRLSLMSAMIAQRRSEEGSRLPQRQLLKIEGALRRIESGEYGKCFMCEEDIEAQRLSVDPTDTRCMKCIEE